Proteins co-encoded in one Brassica oleracea var. oleracea cultivar TO1000 chromosome C4, BOL, whole genome shotgun sequence genomic window:
- the LOC106339997 gene encoding uncharacterized protein LOC106339997 isoform X3 — protein MPNPYTLHADLKVDCCSITAEVRLQKIPEEARELEKQLRQTLRRYRVELTISDETEEAVFVAFDSEMIKLTNVRSSEVGQQGGGDGPKDNMHGVSSLSSASANLGNNNAKETPRLTDSALGNLPEVDGFISQNPKLKLSMLLRRSVRNR, from the exons ATGCCGAATCCTTACACTCTTCATGCCGATTTGAAGGTTGATTGCTGCTCCATCACCGCCGAGGTCCGCCTTCAGAAG ATCCCTGAGGAAGCTAGAGAGCTTGAAAAACAACTCAGGCAGACTTTGAGAAG GTACCGTGTGGAGTTGACCATTTCAGATGAAACCGAAGAGGCTGTCTTCGTAGCTTTTGATTCCGAGATGATCAAGCTGACTAACGTCCGCTCTTCTGAAGTTGGGCAG CAGGGAGGAGGTGATGGGCCCAAAGACAATATGCATGGAGTCAGCTCACTTTCCTCAGCTTCTGCAAATCTAGGTAACAACAATGCGAAGGAGACACCGAGACTTACAGACTCTGCACTGGGGAACCTCCCTGAAGTGGATGGCTTCATATCCCAGAATCCAAAGCTCAAATTGAGCATGCTTCTAAGAAGGTCCGTACGGAATAGATGA
- the LOC106339997 gene encoding uncharacterized protein LOC106339997 isoform X2 yields MPNPYTLHADLKVDCCSITAEVRLQKIPEEARELEKQLRQTLRRYRVELTISDETEEAVFVAFDSEMIKLTNVRSSEVGQVMGGGDGPKDNMHGVSSLSSASANLGNNNAKETPRLTDSALGNLPEVDGFISQNPKLKLSMLLRRSVRNR; encoded by the exons ATGCCGAATCCTTACACTCTTCATGCCGATTTGAAGGTTGATTGCTGCTCCATCACCGCCGAGGTCCGCCTTCAGAAG ATCCCTGAGGAAGCTAGAGAGCTTGAAAAACAACTCAGGCAGACTTTGAGAAG GTACCGTGTGGAGTTGACCATTTCAGATGAAACCGAAGAGGCTGTCTTCGTAGCTTTTGATTCCGAGATGATCAAGCTGACTAACGTCCGCTCTTCTGAAGTTGGGCAGGTCATG GGAGGAGGTGATGGGCCCAAAGACAATATGCATGGAGTCAGCTCACTTTCCTCAGCTTCTGCAAATCTAGGTAACAACAATGCGAAGGAGACACCGAGACTTACAGACTCTGCACTGGGGAACCTCCCTGAAGTGGATGGCTTCATATCCCAGAATCCAAAGCTCAAATTGAGCATGCTTCTAAGAAGGTCCGTACGGAATAGATGA
- the LOC106339997 gene encoding uncharacterized protein LOC106339997 isoform X1 — translation MPNPYTLHADLKVDCCSITAEVRLQKIPEEARELEKQLRQTLRRYRVELTISDETEEAVFVAFDSEMIKLTNVRSSEVGQVMQGGGDGPKDNMHGVSSLSSASANLGNNNAKETPRLTDSALGNLPEVDGFISQNPKLKLSMLLRRSVRNR, via the exons ATGCCGAATCCTTACACTCTTCATGCCGATTTGAAGGTTGATTGCTGCTCCATCACCGCCGAGGTCCGCCTTCAGAAG ATCCCTGAGGAAGCTAGAGAGCTTGAAAAACAACTCAGGCAGACTTTGAGAAG GTACCGTGTGGAGTTGACCATTTCAGATGAAACCGAAGAGGCTGTCTTCGTAGCTTTTGATTCCGAGATGATCAAGCTGACTAACGTCCGCTCTTCTGAAGTTGGGCAGGTCATG CAGGGAGGAGGTGATGGGCCCAAAGACAATATGCATGGAGTCAGCTCACTTTCCTCAGCTTCTGCAAATCTAGGTAACAACAATGCGAAGGAGACACCGAGACTTACAGACTCTGCACTGGGGAACCTCCCTGAAGTGGATGGCTTCATATCCCAGAATCCAAAGCTCAAATTGAGCATGCTTCTAAGAAGGTCCGTACGGAATAGATGA
- the LOC106339997 gene encoding uncharacterized protein LOC106339997 isoform X4, with protein sequence MPNPYTLHADLKVDCCSITAEVRLQKIPEEARELEKQLRQTLRRYRVELTISDETEEAVFVAFDSEMIKLTNVRSSEVGQGGGDGPKDNMHGVSSLSSASANLGNNNAKETPRLTDSALGNLPEVDGFISQNPKLKLSMLLRRSVRNR encoded by the exons ATGCCGAATCCTTACACTCTTCATGCCGATTTGAAGGTTGATTGCTGCTCCATCACCGCCGAGGTCCGCCTTCAGAAG ATCCCTGAGGAAGCTAGAGAGCTTGAAAAACAACTCAGGCAGACTTTGAGAAG GTACCGTGTGGAGTTGACCATTTCAGATGAAACCGAAGAGGCTGTCTTCGTAGCTTTTGATTCCGAGATGATCAAGCTGACTAACGTCCGCTCTTCTGAAGTTGGGCAG GGAGGAGGTGATGGGCCCAAAGACAATATGCATGGAGTCAGCTCACTTTCCTCAGCTTCTGCAAATCTAGGTAACAACAATGCGAAGGAGACACCGAGACTTACAGACTCTGCACTGGGGAACCTCCCTGAAGTGGATGGCTTCATATCCCAGAATCCAAAGCTCAAATTGAGCATGCTTCTAAGAAGGTCCGTACGGAATAGATGA
- the LOC106339997 gene encoding uncharacterized protein LOC106339997 isoform X6 — translation MPNPYTLHADLKVDCCSITAEVRLQKIPEEARELEKQLRQTLRRYRVELTISDETEEAVFVAFDSEMIKLTNVRSSEVGQGGGFS, via the exons ATGCCGAATCCTTACACTCTTCATGCCGATTTGAAGGTTGATTGCTGCTCCATCACCGCCGAGGTCCGCCTTCAGAAG ATCCCTGAGGAAGCTAGAGAGCTTGAAAAACAACTCAGGCAGACTTTGAGAAG GTACCGTGTGGAGTTGACCATTTCAGATGAAACCGAAGAGGCTGTCTTCGTAGCTTTTGATTCCGAGATGATCAAGCTGACTAACGTCCGCTCTTCTGAAGTTGGGCAG GGTGGAGGTTTTTCTTAG
- the LOC106339997 gene encoding uncharacterized protein LOC106339997 isoform X5, which produces MPNPYTLHADLKVDCCSITAEVRLQKIPEEARELEKQLRQTLRRYRVELTISDETEEAVFVAFDSEMIKLTNVRSSEVGQVMGGGFS; this is translated from the exons ATGCCGAATCCTTACACTCTTCATGCCGATTTGAAGGTTGATTGCTGCTCCATCACCGCCGAGGTCCGCCTTCAGAAG ATCCCTGAGGAAGCTAGAGAGCTTGAAAAACAACTCAGGCAGACTTTGAGAAG GTACCGTGTGGAGTTGACCATTTCAGATGAAACCGAAGAGGCTGTCTTCGTAGCTTTTGATTCCGAGATGATCAAGCTGACTAACGTCCGCTCTTCTGAAGTTGGGCAGGTCATG GGTGGAGGTTTTTCTTAG